One part of the Sorangiineae bacterium MSr11954 genome encodes these proteins:
- a CDS encoding asparagine synthase C-terminal domain-containing protein, which translates to MLTRRALAGPIFYAVEDGSVVVSSKLAPLVAALRRRPIISSRYLAWLLATEAPEDLASTTYEGVYRVPTHHVVHVWPDGRRQSALCTHAVSPADGITATEAAREIRARVMRVVSRHLSGRRRVAILAGGGVDSSAVLASAVAFARGARGPEIEAIALHFRGPGDDRPYMRELCRALGIVPTQVSPSAGGSLVRRMMVLDGEPATSPNTACEGAVLLTALQHGAEIAIGGVGGDDLFMGKPESLATWATEGAPHRAIRAAIRLRVDWRDPGLAQAWHFVVRPLLVRHVPHAVRKLRRRLRSRSNFPWARGEFRFCVDRDRDPLLTPPDSASARYTRFVTFPYLMGIVDARAQAAADLGIERVDPLLDDELVEFVASLPPHLLLHGGRTRGLFREAMEGLVPDAVRLRVDKAYFEPAMAATVDAGGGFRALDDLAMVRNLERLGFVDAKAFRRAFDALARDPEGRGEDWINVWPTLSVEAFLAGQP; encoded by the coding sequence GTGCTCACGCGGCGCGCTCTGGCTGGGCCTATTTTTTATGCCGTCGAGGATGGAAGCGTCGTTGTCAGCTCGAAGCTAGCTCCGCTGGTTGCCGCTCTGCGCCGCCGTCCCATCATCTCGTCGCGGTATCTCGCATGGCTCCTGGCCACGGAGGCGCCGGAAGATCTGGCCTCCACGACCTACGAAGGCGTCTACCGCGTCCCCACGCATCACGTGGTTCATGTGTGGCCCGATGGCCGGCGTCAAAGTGCGCTCTGCACGCACGCCGTTTCGCCAGCCGATGGGATCACGGCGACCGAAGCCGCTCGAGAGATTCGCGCGCGCGTGATGCGCGTGGTCTCTCGCCACCTGTCGGGCAGGCGGCGGGTGGCGATCCTCGCGGGAGGCGGCGTCGACTCGAGCGCGGTCCTCGCGTCCGCCGTGGCCTTCGCGCGCGGCGCGCGAGGTCCCGAGATCGAAGCCATCGCGCTCCACTTTCGCGGCCCTGGGGATGATCGACCCTACATGCGGGAGCTTTGCCGCGCGCTCGGCATCGTACCGACCCAGGTTTCACCTTCCGCCGGTGGCTCGCTCGTACGACGCATGATGGTCCTCGATGGCGAGCCCGCGACCTCGCCGAACACCGCCTGCGAGGGCGCGGTGCTCCTCACCGCCCTTCAGCACGGGGCCGAGATCGCGATCGGCGGCGTCGGTGGCGACGACCTTTTCATGGGGAAGCCGGAGAGCCTCGCCACGTGGGCGACCGAGGGCGCGCCCCACCGCGCGATTCGAGCCGCCATTCGGTTGCGCGTCGACTGGCGAGATCCCGGCCTCGCGCAAGCGTGGCACTTCGTCGTGCGACCGCTCCTCGTCCGTCACGTACCGCACGCCGTTCGCAAGCTCCGGCGTCGTCTCCGGAGCAGGAGCAACTTTCCCTGGGCGCGCGGCGAGTTTCGATTCTGTGTGGACCGCGATCGCGATCCGCTGCTTACCCCGCCCGACTCCGCGTCCGCACGCTACACGCGCTTCGTCACGTTTCCGTATCTCATGGGAATCGTCGACGCGCGCGCGCAGGCTGCGGCGGATCTCGGGATCGAGCGGGTCGACCCTCTTCTGGACGACGAGCTCGTGGAGTTCGTGGCGAGCCTTCCGCCGCACCTTCTTCTGCATGGGGGGCGAACGCGTGGCCTCTTTCGCGAGGCGATGGAGGGGCTCGTTCCGGATGCGGTGCGCTTGCGGGTCGACAAGGCGTACTTCGAGCCTGCCATGGCAGCCACAGTCGACGCTGGCGGTGGCTTTCGCGCTTTGGATGACCTCGCCATGGTACGAAATTTGGAGCGACTCGGGTTCGTCGATGCAAAGGCCTTCCGCCGCGCGTTCGACGCGCTCGCGCGCGATCCCGAGGGGCGCGGCGAAGATTGGATCAACGTGTGGCCGACTCTGTCGGTGGAGGCGTTCCTTGCGGGCCAACCGTGA
- a CDS encoding PqqD family protein yields the protein MGIDADGRVLIAQNVHVREFDGELVILDLAKGDYFGINEIGARLWRGLEMGKSCAELARDLATEYDADPGLLLADLVALTDDFIAKGLVVPRASTG from the coding sequence GTGGGGATCGACGCAGACGGCCGCGTTCTCATCGCTCAGAACGTGCATGTGCGCGAGTTCGACGGCGAGCTGGTGATCCTGGATCTCGCGAAGGGGGATTACTTCGGGATCAACGAGATTGGCGCGCGCCTTTGGCGCGGCTTGGAGATGGGGAAGTCTTGCGCGGAGCTCGCGCGGGATCTCGCCACCGAGTACGACGCCGACCCGGGTCTCCTTCTTGCCGATCTGGTGGCGCTCACCGATGACTTCATCGCCAAGGGATTGGTCGTGCCTCGCGCCAGCACCGGATGA